From the Paludisphaera mucosa genome, one window contains:
- a CDS encoding amidohydrolase family protein: MLRHGAILGPFLLAAALLGSAARADDAGTVALTHVRLIDGTGGDPIDDATIVVAGGRITAAGPADTAIPPGATVRDLRGKTVTPGLISDHSHVGQVRGATNGAPNYTRETIEAELRQYRDYGVTTIMALGNNGPLFGTLREEAHAGALGGADLFGVDRGVGVPDGGPPQAMTKLGADQLFRPRTVAEAVAAVDAMADRKTDLVKLWLDDFGGSAAKMTPDVYTAVIERAHARGVRVAAHIHDLADARAIVAAGADILAHGVRDRPVDSDLIDALKSRGVWYVATLALDDASFAWADQAAWTRSPFVRAALSPELARQIDDPKWRAGILAGPGLAGSRSSLVMNQRNLKTLFDAGIKIGFGTDSGATPLRVAGVAEHRELALMVEAGLTPLQALTIATSRAAGALNLDDRGRIAPGLRADFLVFDADPSQDVASTRMIRETWIQGRCHPRVEPTATP; the protein is encoded by the coding sequence ATGCTTCGACATGGGGCGATCCTCGGGCCATTCCTCCTGGCGGCGGCGCTTCTCGGCTCGGCCGCCCGCGCGGACGACGCTGGGACCGTCGCCCTGACGCACGTCCGGCTCATCGACGGAACCGGGGGCGACCCGATCGACGACGCGACGATCGTCGTCGCAGGCGGCCGGATCACGGCGGCGGGTCCGGCGGACACGGCGATCCCGCCGGGGGCCACGGTCCGCGACCTCCGGGGGAAGACCGTGACTCCCGGCCTGATCTCCGACCACAGCCACGTCGGCCAGGTCCGGGGCGCGACCAACGGGGCCCCGAACTACACCCGCGAGACGATCGAGGCCGAGCTGCGACAATATCGCGATTACGGCGTCACGACGATCATGGCGCTCGGCAACAACGGCCCTTTGTTCGGCACGCTTCGCGAGGAGGCCCACGCCGGGGCGCTCGGCGGGGCCGACCTGTTCGGCGTCGATCGCGGCGTCGGCGTGCCCGACGGCGGCCCGCCCCAGGCCATGACGAAGCTCGGCGCCGACCAGCTCTTCCGGCCTCGCACGGTCGCCGAGGCCGTCGCGGCCGTCGACGCGATGGCCGACCGCAAGACCGACCTCGTCAAGCTCTGGCTCGACGACTTCGGCGGGTCCGCCGCCAAGATGACGCCCGACGTCTACACGGCCGTGATCGAACGCGCCCACGCCCGCGGCGTCCGCGTCGCCGCCCACATCCACGACCTGGCCGACGCCCGGGCCATCGTCGCGGCCGGCGCCGACATCCTCGCGCACGGCGTCCGCGACCGGCCGGTCGACTCCGACCTGATCGACGCGCTCAAGTCCCGCGGCGTCTGGTACGTCGCGACGCTGGCTCTCGACGACGCCAGCTTCGCCTGGGCCGACCAGGCGGCCTGGACGCGATCGCCGTTCGTCCGCGCGGCGCTCTCCCCGGAACTGGCCCGTCAGATCGACGACCCGAAGTGGCGAGCCGGCATCCTCGCCGGCCCCGGGCTCGCGGGCTCGCGGTCTTCCCTGGTCATGAACCAGCGAAATCTGAAAACCCTCTTCGACGCCGGGATCAAGATCGGCTTCGGCACCGACAGCGGCGCGACGCCGCTGCGCGTGGCCGGCGTCGCCGAGCATCGCGAGCTGGCGTTGATGGTCGAGGCGGGCCTCACGCCGCTCCAGGCCCTGACGATCGCCACCTCCCGCGCGGCCGGCGCGTTGAATCTGGACGACCGGGGCCGCATCGCACCGGGCCTGCGAGCCGACTTCCTCGTCTTCGACGCGGACCCGTCCCAGGACGTCGCCAGCACCCGGATGATCCGCGAGACCTGGATCCAGGGCCGGTGCCACCCCCGCGTCGAGCCCACCGCGACTCCTTGA
- a CDS encoding cupin — MDRRAFAALLAGGGLLNAASRAAEGEEFVRIIRLEPGEGIPNNPKLPVLLYRGFLKADANDPAAHEALFERNGWPPMWRNGVYAFHHYHATAHEVLGFAGGRATLLLGGPGGQKVDVEAGDVVLLPAGTGHMRLDASRGFLVVGAYPPDQSPDLQREAATPEMLKTIESVAVPKIDPVLGEEGAVYDREWLGRRPSGETR; from the coding sequence ATCGATCGTCGCGCCTTCGCCGCGCTGCTCGCGGGCGGGGGGCTGCTGAACGCCGCGTCCCGGGCGGCCGAGGGCGAGGAATTCGTCAGGATCATCCGGTTGGAGCCCGGCGAAGGCATACCCAACAACCCGAAGCTGCCGGTGCTGCTGTATCGGGGGTTCCTCAAGGCCGACGCGAACGACCCGGCGGCCCACGAGGCCCTCTTCGAACGCAACGGCTGGCCCCCCATGTGGCGTAACGGCGTTTATGCCTTCCATCACTACCACGCTACGGCCCACGAGGTCCTCGGCTTCGCCGGCGGGCGGGCGACCCTGCTGCTGGGCGGCCCCGGCGGCCAGAAGGTCGACGTGGAGGCCGGCGACGTCGTCCTGCTCCCGGCCGGCACGGGCCACATGCGGCTCGACGCCTCTCGCGGCTTCCTGGTCGTGGGCGCCTACCCGCCCGACCAGTCGCCCGACCTCCAGCGCGAGGCTGCGACGCCCGAAATGCTCAAGACGATCGAGTCCGTGGCCGTCCCCAAGATCGACCCCGTCCTGGGCGAGGAGGGGGCTGTCTACGACCGGGAATGGCTCGGACGCAGGCCGTCCGGCGAGACGCGGTGA
- a CDS encoding Cof-type HAD-IIB family hydrolase codes for MSSPKRPPEYALAAIDIDETLIGPDRKVGAANRKAIERLQALGCRVVLASGRRHANMLPYYAELGLDDFVVSSQGARVEHATTGKILHRAEIEPTTAASLVAEGLRRGFSVLLWLEDRVFAQERSRWTAAYEKLTDDPVTIADLASLTDRPAEKVIWTADPAVVSQTGRELQGEIYAQVLTTITEPWSLEFSAPDANKRDGVAALAHHLGVPREAVLAFGDGNNDVEMLAWAGMGVAMPHGRPAAHAAARIIAPEGDRESALARGVDQVLRHRDGVMVA; via the coding sequence ATGTCCAGTCCGAAGCGACCGCCTGAATACGCCCTCGCCGCCATCGACATCGACGAGACCCTCATCGGCCCCGACCGGAAGGTCGGCGCGGCCAACCGCAAGGCGATCGAACGCCTGCAGGCCCTCGGCTGCCGCGTGGTGCTGGCGTCGGGCCGTCGTCATGCGAACATGCTTCCCTACTACGCCGAGCTGGGCCTGGACGACTTCGTCGTCTCGTCGCAGGGCGCCCGCGTCGAGCACGCGACGACCGGGAAGATCCTCCACCGCGCCGAGATCGAGCCGACGACGGCGGCCTCGCTCGTCGCCGAGGGTTTGAGGCGCGGCTTCAGCGTCCTCCTCTGGCTGGAAGACCGCGTCTTCGCCCAGGAGCGGAGCCGCTGGACGGCCGCCTACGAGAAGCTCACCGACGACCCGGTGACGATCGCCGACCTGGCCTCGCTGACCGACCGCCCGGCCGAGAAGGTGATCTGGACCGCCGACCCGGCGGTCGTCTCGCAGACCGGTCGCGAGCTTCAGGGCGAGATCTACGCCCAGGTGCTCACGACGATCACCGAGCCCTGGTCGCTGGAGTTCAGCGCCCCCGACGCCAACAAGCGCGACGGCGTCGCGGCCCTCGCCCACCACCTGGGCGTCCCGCGCGAGGCCGTGCTGGCGTTCGGCGACGGCAACAACGACGTCGAGATGCTGGCGTGGGCCGGCATGGGCGTGGCCATGCCCCACGGCCGGCCCGCGGCCCACGCCGCCGCCCGGATCATCGCTCCCGAAGGGGACCGCGAATCGGCCCTGGCGCGCGGCGTCGATCAGGTCCTCCGCCACCGCGATGGCGTGATGGTGGCCTGA
- a CDS encoding aldo/keto reductase: MSTRRQILTSALAGAAAAALAPRLTAATDDERPLPRNEPSTSGRYRPRERFGLGGVAIGNAFRPTTDAMSEATMRAAWDGGVRHFDTSPWYGLGLSERRFGQFLHAQARDSFVISTKVGRLLKPDETFKKPLLWKDYPPFRYEYDYSAAGTRRSIEDSLNRLGLGRLDIVYIHDLSPDNADMGAEWTSYFDVAMKGAAKELTKMRDEGVIRAWGFGVNTIEPCLRALKESDPDIFLSATQYSLIHHEDDLHTLFPACEERGVSIVVGAPLNSGFLAGVDRYNYSEDLPEKFVKKRAKLREVAGRHGVDLRTAALQFCAAPKVVSSVIPGARSPEQARQNIASMKVRIPDDFWAELKHEKLIAADAPTPKAAS; this comes from the coding sequence ATGTCGACGCGCCGTCAAATCCTCACGTCCGCACTCGCCGGCGCGGCCGCGGCGGCCCTCGCTCCCCGTCTGACCGCCGCGACCGACGACGAGAGGCCTCTGCCCCGGAATGAGCCTTCGACCTCGGGGCGTTACCGGCCTCGCGAGCGGTTCGGGCTCGGCGGCGTGGCGATCGGCAACGCGTTCCGGCCCACCACCGACGCGATGTCCGAGGCCACGATGCGAGCGGCCTGGGACGGCGGCGTCCGCCACTTCGACACGTCGCCCTGGTACGGGCTCGGCCTGAGCGAGCGGCGATTCGGCCAGTTCCTCCACGCCCAGGCTCGCGATTCTTTCGTGATCTCCACCAAGGTCGGCCGCCTGCTGAAGCCCGACGAGACCTTCAAGAAGCCGTTGTTGTGGAAGGACTACCCGCCCTTCCGCTACGAATACGACTACTCGGCCGCCGGCACCCGGCGCTCCATCGAGGACAGCCTCAACCGCCTCGGCCTGGGTCGGCTCGACATCGTCTACATCCACGACCTCTCGCCCGACAACGCCGACATGGGCGCCGAGTGGACCAGCTACTTCGACGTCGCCATGAAGGGGGCGGCGAAGGAGCTGACGAAGATGCGCGACGAGGGGGTCATCCGGGCCTGGGGCTTCGGCGTCAACACGATCGAGCCCTGCCTGCGGGCTCTCAAGGAATCCGACCCCGACATCTTCCTGTCCGCCACGCAGTACTCGCTGATCCATCACGAGGACGACCTGCATACGCTCTTCCCGGCCTGCGAGGAGCGGGGCGTCTCGATCGTCGTCGGCGCGCCGCTGAACTCCGGCTTTCTGGCGGGGGTCGACCGCTACAATTACAGCGAGGACTTGCCCGAGAAGTTCGTGAAGAAGCGTGCGAAGCTTCGCGAGGTCGCCGGCCGCCACGGCGTGGACCTTCGCACCGCGGCCCTCCAGTTCTGCGCGGCGCCGAAGGTCGTCTCGTCGGTCATCCCGGGAGCCCGCTCGCCCGAGCAGGCCCGGCAGAACATCGCCTCGATGAAGGTCCGGATCCCGGACGACTTCTGGGCCGAGTTGAAGCACGAAAAGCTGATCGCCGCCGACGCACCGACGCCCAAAGCCGCGAGCTGA
- a CDS encoding MFS transporter, with protein sequence MSAVPLDPGLPESSPGLPRIAWVIVAMLVPVALLNYLDRQMLAAMKTSMMGDIPDIASRENWGFMLGSFKWVYAILSPVGGYIADRFSRRIVIVASLFVWSAVTWATGYVTTYDGLVATRALMGISEAFYIPAALALIADYHSGSTRSRAVGLHQTGIYAGLILGGFAGHVADAPDLGWRFAFQASGVVGVLYALPLLLVLRDPPVRESERAHRSASMGSALGELARNRDYLLLVVCFTLPAMAGWVVKDWMPDILKERFSLTQGNAGVYAVLPVQIASLLGVVLGGWLADMGMRRTDRGRIFVSAAGMLLFLPALFGVGFSEHLGLAVAFLILYGIGWGFFDCNNMPILSQIVPADRRATGYGVMNLVSISCGGFADWGFGALRDRHMPLAVIFGVFALIALASAVVVLAIRPRSDLAEKAVAAD encoded by the coding sequence ATGTCCGCCGTACCGCTCGATCCCGGGCTCCCCGAATCTTCGCCGGGGCTGCCGCGCATCGCCTGGGTGATCGTGGCGATGCTCGTCCCGGTGGCGCTCTTGAACTACCTCGACCGCCAGATGCTGGCGGCGATGAAGACGTCGATGATGGGCGACATCCCGGACATCGCCAGCCGCGAGAACTGGGGGTTCATGCTGGGCTCGTTCAAGTGGGTCTACGCGATCCTGAGCCCCGTCGGCGGCTACATCGCCGACCGCTTCAGCCGCCGGATCGTGATCGTGGCGAGCCTGTTCGTCTGGTCGGCCGTGACCTGGGCCACCGGCTACGTGACGACCTACGACGGCCTGGTCGCCACCCGCGCCCTGATGGGGATCAGCGAGGCCTTCTACATCCCCGCGGCCCTCGCCCTGATCGCCGACTACCATTCGGGGTCGACCCGCTCGCGGGCCGTCGGCCTGCACCAGACGGGCATCTACGCCGGCCTGATCCTGGGCGGCTTCGCCGGCCACGTCGCCGACGCCCCCGACCTGGGCTGGCGGTTCGCCTTCCAGGCCAGCGGCGTCGTCGGCGTGCTCTACGCCCTCCCCCTGCTGCTGGTCCTCCGCGACCCGCCCGTCCGCGAGAGCGAGCGGGCCCACCGCAGCGCCTCGATGGGCTCCGCCCTGGGCGAGCTGGCCCGCAACCGCGACTACCTGCTGCTGGTCGTCTGCTTCACCCTGCCGGCGATGGCCGGCTGGGTCGTGAAGGACTGGATGCCCGACATCCTCAAGGAGCGATTCTCGCTGACCCAGGGCAACGCGGGCGTCTACGCCGTGCTGCCGGTGCAGATCGCCTCGCTCCTGGGCGTGGTCCTGGGCGGCTGGCTCGCCGACATGGGCATGCGCCGGACCGATCGCGGGCGGATCTTCGTGAGCGCGGCCGGCATGCTGCTGTTCCTCCCCGCCCTCTTCGGGGTCGGTTTCTCGGAACACCTGGGGCTGGCGGTCGCATTCTTGATCCTTTATGGGATCGGCTGGGGGTTCTTCGACTGCAACAACATGCCGATCCTCTCGCAGATCGTCCCGGCCGACCGGCGGGCCACCGGCTACGGGGTCATGAACCTGGTCAGCATCAGTTGCGGCGGCTTCGCTGACTGGGGCTTCGGGGCCCTCCGCGACCGCCACATGCCGCTCGCGGTCATCTTCGGCGTCTTCGCCCTCATCGCCCTGGCCTCCGCCGTCGTCGTCCTGGCCATCCGGCCCCGGTCCGACCTGGCCGAGAAGGCCGTGGCCGCCGATTGA
- a CDS encoding DUF4832 domain-containing protein yields MMRLTNIVIAASLSLPPFLQGAARGEEPAWVAVTPRDDGRALVNPDMGWTLHYYSNIIANYGSKLEASDTLDDFPGLSTVYLRVPRAFLEPEEGRFNWSLFDTPARRFGAKGMKIAIRVTSTESWMRDATPRWVQKAGAKGVNFTFGKGPSKDGPLWEPDYLDPIFLARLDAFLAAMAERYDGNPDVAFIDVGSFGMWGEGHTGFGAQLDDARTLAAVRAHVDLYKKHFKRSLLAISDDVAGPSRAGAHQPATDYALSQGVTLRDDSILVQPPPNSWYHAEMAQAFWPTLPVVLEHEHYGSSKERGAWGDGSLLAKSVEDYHASYMSIHWWPRIELEENRPIIDRINRRLGYRIQIRSAAWPRETTLGAPFVVESAWANAGVSPCYPGGFPALTLKDDKGGIVSVNVDESFDVRTLAVGPIDAAPVREVRSEFVVAMPHHDPLGVFTVPTRPGTYDVFISVGRRDGAPVLALPLAADDGARRYKLGRITLTAP; encoded by the coding sequence ATGATGCGGCTCACGAACATTGTGATCGCGGCGTCCCTGTCCCTTCCCCCGTTCTTGCAAGGTGCCGCCCGGGGCGAGGAGCCCGCGTGGGTGGCCGTCACGCCCCGCGACGACGGCCGGGCGCTGGTGAATCCGGACATGGGCTGGACGCTCCACTACTACTCGAACATCATCGCCAACTACGGCTCGAAGCTCGAGGCGTCCGACACGCTCGACGACTTCCCGGGGCTGTCGACGGTCTACCTCCGCGTCCCCAGGGCGTTCCTGGAGCCCGAGGAAGGCCGGTTCAACTGGTCGCTGTTCGACACCCCCGCGCGGCGGTTCGGGGCGAAGGGGATGAAGATCGCGATCCGGGTCACCTCGACCGAGAGCTGGATGCGCGACGCCACCCCGCGGTGGGTCCAGAAGGCGGGCGCCAAGGGCGTGAACTTCACGTTCGGCAAGGGGCCGTCGAAGGACGGTCCGCTCTGGGAGCCGGACTACCTCGACCCAATCTTCCTCGCCCGCCTCGACGCCTTCCTCGCGGCCATGGCCGAGAGGTACGACGGCAATCCCGACGTGGCGTTCATCGATGTCGGCTCGTTCGGCATGTGGGGCGAGGGCCACACCGGCTTCGGCGCCCAGCTCGACGACGCCCGGACCCTCGCGGCCGTGAGGGCCCACGTCGACCTTTACAAGAAGCATTTCAAGCGGAGCCTGCTGGCGATCAGTGACGACGTCGCCGGCCCCAGCCGGGCGGGCGCCCATCAGCCGGCGACCGACTACGCGCTGTCGCAGGGCGTCACCCTCCGCGACGACAGCATCCTGGTGCAGCCGCCTCCGAACTCCTGGTATCACGCCGAGATGGCGCAGGCGTTCTGGCCCACGCTGCCCGTCGTGCTGGAACACGAGCACTACGGTTCTTCGAAGGAGCGCGGGGCCTGGGGCGACGGGTCGCTGCTGGCGAAGTCGGTCGAGGATTATCATGCGAGCTACATGTCGATCCACTGGTGGCCGCGGATCGAGCTCGAGGAGAACCGGCCGATCATCGATCGCATCAACCGCCGCCTGGGCTACCGCATCCAAATCCGCTCGGCGGCCTGGCCCCGCGAGACGACGCTCGGCGCCCCGTTCGTCGTCGAGAGCGCCTGGGCCAACGCCGGCGTCTCGCCATGCTATCCCGGCGGGTTCCCGGCGCTGACGCTGAAGGACGACAAGGGCGGGATCGTCTCGGTGAACGTCGATGAGTCGTTCGACGTCCGCACCCTGGCCGTCGGCCCGATCGACGCGGCCCCCGTCCGCGAGGTCCGCTCGGAATTCGTCGTGGCGATGCCGCACCACGACCCGCTCGGCGTCTTCACCGTGCCGACCCGGCCCGGGACCTACGACGTCTTCATCTCCGTCGGCCGCCGCGACGGCGCGCCGGTCCTCGCCCTGCCCCTCGCGGCCGACGACGGCGCCCGCCGCTACAAGCTCGGCCGGATCACGCTGACGGCCCCCTGA
- a CDS encoding MFS transporter, whose translation MIAPPALMRRRYLPSSLRSPTGHERLAVFGLFALDGVGFGSWAAYLPTYKARLGLSDGQLGIALFALVIGSLVSMPAAGRALATRSTRAVVLAGSTSFSLTVPLVAFAAMTLGNMAAFTAAALLFGATKGLIDVSANAHAIDVERDGGGPLLSTCHGGWSLGVLCGATAVAGALKLGMPPLLATALIAAGLLGLTAAAHATLSSFDPPKTKGQAPSIRPRGRLIPLAGLAFLGLFCEGAMGDWATIYLADEVRATASAAALGFAAYSLVMMFGRFAGDRFVAKLGPVAVLAVSGLSVALGLGIALALRTYPAAVAGFALVGLGVSNMVPILFRSAGRGADSGAAIASVSTVGYLGFLVGPPLIGALSQSAGLSIALSVVILVGLTIAAGSRVVADPPKSASDPSSKSEERTPHVQSEATA comes from the coding sequence ATGATCGCTCCACCGGCCCTGATGCGGCGGCGGTATCTTCCTTCCTCCCTGAGGTCGCCGACCGGACACGAGCGGCTCGCGGTGTTCGGCCTCTTCGCCCTCGACGGCGTGGGGTTCGGGTCGTGGGCCGCGTATCTTCCGACCTACAAGGCGCGTCTGGGCCTGAGCGACGGCCAGCTCGGCATCGCCCTTTTCGCCCTGGTGATCGGCAGCCTGGTCTCGATGCCGGCGGCCGGCCGGGCGCTGGCGACCCGGAGCACCCGGGCGGTGGTCCTGGCCGGCTCGACCTCGTTCAGCCTAACGGTCCCGCTGGTGGCCTTCGCCGCCATGACGCTGGGGAACATGGCCGCCTTCACGGCCGCCGCGCTCCTGTTCGGGGCGACGAAGGGACTGATCGACGTCTCGGCGAACGCCCATGCGATCGACGTCGAGCGTGACGGCGGCGGGCCGTTGCTGTCGACCTGTCACGGCGGCTGGAGCCTGGGCGTCCTCTGCGGCGCGACGGCCGTCGCGGGCGCGTTGAAGCTGGGAATGCCTCCCTTGCTCGCCACCGCGCTTATCGCCGCGGGGCTTCTGGGCCTTACCGCCGCGGCCCATGCGACGCTCTCGAGCTTCGATCCCCCGAAAACGAAGGGCCAGGCCCCGTCCATCCGTCCCCGAGGGCGGCTCATCCCGCTGGCGGGCCTGGCCTTCCTGGGCCTCTTCTGCGAGGGGGCGATGGGAGACTGGGCGACGATCTACCTGGCCGACGAGGTCCGCGCGACGGCCTCGGCGGCCGCGCTCGGCTTCGCCGCGTATTCGCTCGTGATGATGTTCGGCCGCTTCGCCGGCGACCGCTTCGTCGCCAAGTTGGGCCCGGTCGCCGTGCTCGCCGTCAGCGGGCTGAGCGTGGCCCTCGGACTGGGAATCGCCCTGGCCTTGCGGACGTACCCCGCGGCGGTGGCCGGCTTCGCCCTGGTGGGGTTGGGCGTCTCGAACATGGTCCCGATCCTCTTCCGATCCGCGGGCCGCGGAGCCGACTCGGGCGCGGCCATCGCGTCGGTCTCGACCGTCGGCTACCTCGGCTTCCTGGTCGGCCCCCCGCTGATCGGAGCCCTGAGCCAGTCGGCAGGGCTCTCCATCGCACTCTCCGTCGTCATCCTCGTCGGCCTGACGATCGCCGCGGGCTCGCGGGTCGTCGCCGATCCTCCGAAATCCGCATCCGATCCATCCTCGAAATCCGAAGAAAGAACACCGCATGTCCAGTCCGAAGCGACCGCCTGA
- a CDS encoding DeoR/GlpR family DNA-binding transcription regulator, with translation MLTAERKQKLLEVLQTEGKILASELSRRFGVSEDTVRRDLRELDRAGFLQRVHGGALPRTPTSVEHKARQKESTDAKRRIGAAAARLLQPGQLVALDAGTTPLAVLDRLDPDLSLTIVTHSLPAATVLAEHPNIEGVIVGGRLFKSARAAVGVATVDAYRLLRPDLCILGAAGVHPEAGVTTFDGEEAEVKRAMAAHAARVVVLAASEKLGTVAPHLVTPAGRLTHLVTDSDASEEMIQPYRDLGVEVVSA, from the coding sequence ATGCTGACGGCCGAGCGAAAGCAGAAGCTGCTGGAAGTCCTCCAGACCGAGGGAAAGATCCTGGCGTCGGAGCTGAGCCGCCGCTTCGGGGTGTCGGAGGACACGGTCCGGCGCGACCTCCGCGAGCTGGACCGCGCCGGATTCTTGCAGAGGGTTCACGGCGGCGCCCTGCCCCGCACGCCGACGTCCGTCGAGCACAAGGCCCGGCAGAAGGAGTCGACCGACGCGAAGCGGCGCATCGGTGCGGCGGCGGCCCGGCTGCTCCAGCCTGGGCAGCTCGTGGCCCTCGACGCGGGGACGACGCCGCTGGCGGTCCTGGATCGACTCGACCCGGACCTCTCGCTGACGATCGTCACCCACAGCCTGCCGGCCGCAACCGTCCTGGCCGAGCATCCCAATATCGAGGGCGTGATCGTCGGCGGCCGGCTGTTCAAGTCGGCGAGGGCCGCCGTGGGCGTCGCGACGGTCGACGCGTACCGCCTGCTCCGCCCCGACCTCTGCATCCTGGGCGCGGCGGGCGTCCATCCCGAGGCCGGCGTGACGACCTTCGACGGCGAGGAGGCCGAGGTCAAGCGGGCCATGGCGGCCCACGCCGCGCGGGTGGTCGTGCTGGCCGCTAGCGAGAAGCTCGGAACCGTCGCCCCCCACCTGGTCACCCCGGCCGGGCGGCTTACCCACCTCGTGACCGATTCCGACGCGTCCGAGGAGATGATCCAGCCGTACCGCGACCTGGGGGTCGAGGTCGTCAGCGCCTGA
- a CDS encoding RidA family protein, whose translation MTSKVKITTTQQNGRTHASSGSSWEGVIGYSRAVRVRDQIHVTGTVGVEADGKYSPSLAAQTRRAFAIITAALEALGGKPADVVRTRIYVTDISKWKEVGQVHGELFGEIRPALTMVQVAALIDADAQVEIEVEAVVQDEDPRLA comes from the coding sequence ATGACCTCCAAGGTGAAGATCACGACGACGCAGCAGAACGGCCGGACGCACGCCTCCAGCGGATCCTCCTGGGAGGGCGTCATCGGCTACTCGCGGGCCGTCCGCGTGCGGGACCAGATCCACGTCACCGGCACCGTCGGCGTCGAGGCCGACGGAAAGTATTCGCCCTCGCTCGCCGCCCAGACCCGGCGGGCTTTCGCGATCATCACGGCGGCCCTCGAAGCCCTGGGCGGCAAGCCGGCGGACGTCGTCCGGACCCGGATCTACGTCACCGACATCTCCAAGTGGAAGGAAGTCGGCCAGGTCCACGGCGAGCTGTTCGGCGAGATCCGCCCCGCGCTGACGATGGTGCAGGTCGCCGCCCTGATCGACGCCGACGCCCAGGTCGAGATCGAGGTCGAGGCCGTGGTCCAGGACGAGGATCCCCGCCTGGCCTGA
- a CDS encoding c-type cytochrome has product MSNPDVAPSNAAPADFSAGKWVLVGLGLLILSGLVGYFSFAPPAEPPPPEVLNDPFLMEGRSVFLSRCVPCHGLSGKGNGPLSTSFGGEQVGDLTDGRWKHGDKPDDVLRVIRAGVTGTRMAPWGPLLDDVQIRSVAGYCYALSKLPVPESLREADRGPLAGPR; this is encoded by the coding sequence TTGTCGAATCCTGACGTCGCCCCTTCGAATGCCGCCCCGGCCGACTTTTCCGCGGGCAAGTGGGTTTTGGTCGGCCTGGGACTCCTGATCCTCTCGGGCCTGGTCGGTTACTTCAGCTTCGCGCCGCCGGCCGAGCCGCCGCCGCCCGAGGTCCTGAACGACCCGTTCCTGATGGAGGGGCGGTCGGTCTTTTTGTCGCGGTGCGTGCCCTGCCACGGGCTCTCGGGCAAAGGGAACGGGCCGCTGTCGACGAGCTTCGGCGGCGAGCAGGTGGGCGACCTGACCGACGGCAGGTGGAAGCACGGCGACAAGCCAGACGACGTCCTGCGCGTCATCCGGGCCGGCGTGACGGGGACCCGGATGGCCCCCTGGGGCCCGCTGCTGGACGACGTCCAGATCCGGTCCGTCGCCGGCTACTGCTACGCCCTGTCGAAGCTGCCGGTCCCCGAATCGCTCCGCGAGGCCGACCGCGGCCCGCTGGCCGGGCCGCGCTGA